The proteins below are encoded in one region of Paeniglutamicibacter cryotolerans:
- a CDS encoding DsbA family protein encodes MASNSPRPNKAERNSNAREQAAKIREQQESAGKRKSLFIKLGVVLAVVLVVVLIAAIIMQNNRGAVADTGNAPRGGNAGGGITLISDTAVADTSGITVDVNSLPPVPVSDPANPVTPKPRDVVTAPKGQPINILLYVDANCVHCADFEGQYADQFATWLGAGDVTVEYRNVSYLNSGTNFSSRAANALACVANSAAPSYLPFSKALFAHYPEGEMSNKQLAAMAKDNGADVGSCISDGTFRPFVKFTDQAARVDGIAGTPSIFIQGKEWTPPAGQGFEAFGPAVQAAIDANKK; translated from the coding sequence ATGGCATCGAACAGCCCGCGGCCGAATAAGGCCGAGCGGAACTCGAACGCACGCGAACAGGCGGCAAAGATCAGGGAGCAGCAGGAATCTGCTGGCAAGCGCAAGTCCCTGTTCATCAAATTGGGCGTCGTGCTGGCGGTGGTGCTGGTCGTGGTGCTCATTGCCGCGATCATCATGCAGAACAACCGGGGCGCCGTTGCCGATACGGGCAATGCTCCCCGTGGCGGCAACGCGGGGGGCGGCATCACGCTGATTTCCGATACGGCGGTCGCCGACACCTCGGGCATCACGGTCGACGTGAATTCGCTTCCCCCGGTCCCGGTCTCTGACCCGGCCAACCCGGTAACCCCCAAGCCGCGCGATGTGGTCACAGCGCCCAAGGGGCAGCCCATCAACATCCTGCTGTACGTGGACGCCAACTGTGTCCACTGCGCTGATTTCGAGGGCCAGTACGCCGATCAGTTCGCCACCTGGCTTGGAGCTGGCGATGTCACCGTCGAATACCGCAACGTTTCCTACCTGAACAGCGGCACCAATTTCTCCTCGCGTGCGGCTAACGCGCTGGCCTGTGTTGCCAACTCGGCAGCGCCCTCGTACCTGCCCTTCTCCAAGGCCCTGTTCGCGCACTACCCCGAAGGGGAAATGAGCAACAAGCAGCTGGCGGCCATGGCCAAGGACAACGGTGCCGACGTCGGCAGCTGCATCAGCGATGGCACCTTCCGTCCATTCGTGAAGTTCACCGACCAGGCAGCACGGGTCGATGGGATCGCGGGCACCCCGAGCATCTTCATCCAGGGCAAGGAATGGACCCCTCCGGCGGGACAGGGCTTCGAAGCCTTCGGCCCGGCCGTGCAGGCAGCCATCGACGCCAACAAGAAGTAG
- a CDS encoding DUF1345 domain-containing protein: MSTSPFDTRRHRSRLRISLMLVIGLVVAVPVGIFWSWDYAPALGWAAAALTFLVMVWSVIGRLDADGTAAHATREDPGRTVSDVLVLSATVASFGGVVLILLDAGSAQGPTKAAIIGVALASVALSWVLVNTLFMLRYASLYYRGRAGVDFNEDSPPHYRDFAYLSFTVGMTFQVSDTNLKTNEVRSTVLRQALLAYVFGAIVLATSINLVSGLVH; encoded by the coding sequence ATGAGCACTTCACCCTTTGACACCCGCCGACACCGTTCCCGTCTCCGGATCTCGTTGATGCTTGTCATCGGTCTCGTCGTTGCCGTGCCCGTCGGCATCTTCTGGTCCTGGGACTACGCTCCGGCACTTGGCTGGGCGGCTGCCGCGCTGACGTTCCTAGTCATGGTCTGGTCAGTCATCGGGAGACTCGACGCCGATGGGACGGCCGCCCACGCCACACGCGAGGATCCGGGGCGTACCGTCTCGGACGTCCTGGTCCTGTCCGCCACCGTCGCCAGCTTCGGCGGGGTCGTGCTGATCCTGCTCGATGCCGGCTCCGCCCAGGGCCCGACGAAAGCGGCAATCATCGGCGTGGCCCTGGCCAGCGTCGCGCTGTCGTGGGTCTTGGTCAACACGCTCTTCATGCTGCGCTATGCCTCCCTTTACTACCGCGGGCGGGCGGGCGTCGATTTCAACGAAGACTCGCCGCCGCACTACCGCGACTTCGCCTACCTGTCCTTTACCGTCGGCATGACATTCCAGGTTTCCGACACGAACCTAAAGACAAACGAGGTCCGCTCCACGGTCCTGCGCCAAGCGCTGCTTGCCTATGTCTTCGGCGCCATCGTCCTAGCCACGTCCATCAACCTCGTCTCGGGGCTGGTGCATTAG
- a CDS encoding DoxX family membrane protein, with protein sequence MGFSIGNAALRLVTGAYILNSGVGKLGMDHEHSSGLQDMASQVIPQVAQIDSDQFGKYLGYGEIVLGSALLAPFIPSRLAGLGLGVFSAGLIFTYLKTPGMTRSDGIRPSADGTAMAKDFWLAGVSAALIFHRKRKGPKPLG encoded by the coding sequence ATGGGATTCAGCATCGGCAATGCGGCACTACGTCTGGTGACCGGCGCCTACATCCTCAATAGCGGTGTAGGGAAGCTGGGCATGGATCACGAGCACTCCTCCGGGCTGCAGGATATGGCCTCCCAAGTGATCCCGCAGGTTGCCCAGATCGATTCGGACCAGTTCGGGAAGTACCTCGGTTATGGGGAGATCGTCCTGGGTTCGGCACTGCTGGCCCCATTCATCCCGAGCCGGTTGGCAGGGTTGGGGCTCGGCGTCTTCTCCGCGGGTCTGATCTTCACATATCTCAAGACGCCGGGCATGACTCGGAGCGATGGCATTCGGCCTTCCGCTGACGGAACTGCCATGGCCAAGGACTTCTGGCTGGCCGGCGTATCGGCTGCGTTGATCTTCCACCGGAAGCGCAAGGGCCCCAAACCGCTAGGCTAA
- a CDS encoding GNAT family N-acetyltransferase gives MLPAIEYSLSFSAPSSGEREALSSLTPSPDARWHEKLDAAKLVVTALHEGSRVGVGIVHTSVTAPTLADSPVELGAMFVHPAYRRLGIREQIADTRLTYALSMGGTPITVIDNRNDASWRHFARSTQWAVEQEYTGYFTGLPMTIWVAAESAWHRTRSGLSSLVPAQPGIVLPDAPFGSHHLASAGESDASSIPA, from the coding sequence GTGCTTCCAGCCATTGAGTATTCCCTGTCATTTTCCGCGCCGTCTTCCGGCGAGCGCGAAGCCCTGTCTTCGCTGACCCCGTCCCCCGATGCCCGTTGGCATGAGAAGCTCGACGCGGCCAAACTGGTCGTCACGGCGCTGCACGAGGGCTCCCGCGTCGGCGTCGGGATAGTGCACACCTCGGTGACCGCCCCGACCCTGGCAGACTCCCCCGTGGAGCTCGGCGCGATGTTCGTGCACCCCGCCTACCGCCGGCTGGGCATCCGCGAGCAGATCGCCGATACCCGGCTCACCTATGCACTGTCCATGGGCGGAACCCCGATCACTGTGATCGACAACCGCAACGACGCCTCTTGGCGGCACTTCGCCAGGTCTACCCAATGGGCGGTGGAACAGGAATACACCGGTTACTTTACTGGGCTACCGATGACCATCTGGGTGGCCGCCGAATCGGCATGGCACCGCACCCGTTCCGGTCTCAGCTCCCTGGTGCCCGCCCAGCCCGGGATCGTGTTGCCAGATGCCCCGTTCGGCTCCCACCACCTGGCCTCGGCCGGCGAATCGGATGCGAGTTCCATTCCCGCGTGA
- a CDS encoding Asp23/Gls24 family envelope stress response protein, whose translation MSPTHLPSPPANPSRSGLDGLDGLKHHSLEELSDYLDAGRTPADPAIDNSPGCQLTLSAMVRLRHLSQELLASNSDMAPTLDESWVQGVLSRISTEARAGRRIPLAHPDPVADLAITEGAVLGLIRAAESEVPGLIIGRVRLLGDVTLPSEPITIVIEASVVWGGSVPQVVRNLRQAVSRRLLAHTNLAISGIDVIVHDLHEPPVPSDVESEE comes from the coding sequence ATGAGCCCCACTCACCTGCCCTCACCCCCTGCCAACCCCAGCAGATCCGGCCTGGATGGCCTAGATGGCCTGAAACACCACAGCCTCGAAGAACTCAGCGACTACCTTGATGCCGGAAGGACCCCGGCCGATCCCGCCATTGATAACTCTCCCGGCTGCCAGCTCACGCTATCGGCGATGGTCCGGCTTCGTCACCTCTCGCAAGAGCTTCTGGCCTCCAATTCCGACATGGCGCCCACCCTCGATGAGTCGTGGGTCCAAGGTGTGCTGTCCAGAATCTCCACCGAGGCCCGGGCCGGGCGCAGGATTCCCTTGGCCCACCCCGATCCTGTAGCCGATCTCGCCATTACCGAGGGGGCTGTACTGGGACTGATTCGCGCAGCAGAAAGCGAGGTCCCTGGCCTGATCATCGGACGGGTACGCCTGCTGGGCGACGTCACTCTCCCGAGCGAACCCATCACCATCGTGATTGAAGCCAGCGTGGTGTGGGGCGGTTCGGTTCCCCAAGTGGTGCGAAACCTGCGCCAGGCAGTCTCCCGGCGCTTGCTGGCACACACCAATCTGGCCATTTCGGGTATCGACGTCATCGTGCATGACCTCCACGAGCCGCCCGTTCCATCCGACGTCGAAAGCGAGGAGTGA
- a CDS encoding RNA polymerase sigma factor — MPGPPPPTDLGHADDRTLAGRAADGDTSAFEHLVRRYSPMMRAYATRLLPSNNEVDDVVQEAFITAWEKLATLEDCGAVRSWMMKIVSHKSMDRIRAHKKETQLDDDELPAPESASPSGITQENSQLEALSMALSELPAPQRRCWVMKELGQFSYEEMADELELPVSTVRGLLARARMNLIPRMEAWK, encoded by the coding sequence TTGCCCGGACCACCTCCTCCGACCGATCTGGGACATGCTGACGACCGGACGCTGGCCGGTCGGGCTGCCGACGGAGATACCTCAGCCTTCGAACATCTGGTCCGACGTTATTCGCCGATGATGCGCGCCTATGCCACCCGTTTGCTACCTTCCAACAACGAGGTGGATGATGTCGTGCAGGAGGCCTTCATCACCGCATGGGAGAAGCTCGCGACGTTGGAAGACTGTGGTGCGGTGAGGAGCTGGATGATGAAAATCGTCAGTCATAAGAGCATGGACCGGATCCGGGCGCACAAAAAGGAAACCCAGCTGGACGATGACGAGCTCCCCGCACCGGAGTCCGCCTCTCCTTCGGGTATCACTCAGGAAAATTCCCAGCTTGAAGCGCTCTCCATGGCACTGTCCGAGCTGCCCGCTCCGCAACGCCGCTGCTGGGTCATGAAGGAGCTGGGGCAATTCAGCTACGAGGAAATGGCCGACGAACTCGAGCTGCCGGTGTCTACGGTCCGCGGCCTGCTGGCCCGGGCCCGCATGAATCTCATCCCGCGAATGGAGGCCTGGAAATGA
- a CDS encoding DUF6286 domain-containing protein, which yields MSAPDRTLARIIRREMHSSRSLAAIIVALGLLFLILWFGVETALAGLRLPALWARPSTVLQAAASLTDVQPVLLVVGGALIALVGLFLILAAVLPGSLARRRLESDRCAVVVDDSVIATAVAQRVSQLAGIDPRQIRVLVGSRELIVNVVPSSGLQNRQEAIRTAAMQALQPHGLELPVKVNISKKGVIGS from the coding sequence ATGAGCGCACCAGACCGCACGCTGGCCCGGATCATCCGCCGGGAAATGCACTCATCCCGTTCGCTGGCAGCCATCATCGTGGCATTGGGGCTCCTGTTTCTGATTCTCTGGTTCGGGGTCGAAACCGCATTGGCCGGTTTACGCCTTCCTGCGCTCTGGGCCAGGCCTTCAACCGTGCTGCAGGCGGCCGCCTCCCTCACCGATGTTCAGCCGGTCTTGCTGGTCGTTGGCGGTGCACTCATCGCCTTGGTCGGACTATTCCTGATTCTGGCAGCGGTCTTGCCGGGCAGCCTCGCCCGCCGTCGGCTGGAATCGGACAGGTGCGCTGTCGTGGTGGACGACAGCGTCATCGCCACGGCTGTCGCCCAACGCGTCAGCCAGCTGGCTGGCATCGACCCACGACAGATCCGGGTGCTCGTGGGTTCCCGGGAACTGATCGTAAACGTGGTGCCTTCATCCGGCCTCCAGAATCGGCAGGAGGCGATCCGCACTGCGGCCATGCAGGCCCTGCAGCCACACGGGTTGGAGCTGCCCGTCAAGGTCAACATTTCCAAAAAGGGAGTGATCGGATCATGA
- a CDS encoding DUF2273 domain-containing protein: MNRGIIGAAVGAVLALTWIVLGFWAFVFVAVAMFIGVVAGRAMDGHFDPRAFADAFRGRRSSS, from the coding sequence ATGAACCGCGGCATCATCGGTGCCGCCGTGGGTGCCGTCCTTGCATTAACCTGGATTGTCCTGGGATTCTGGGCCTTTGTTTTTGTCGCGGTGGCCATGTTCATCGGAGTTGTGGCCGGAAGGGCCATGGATGGCCATTTCGACCCCAGGGCCTTTGCCGATGCGTTCCGTGGACGGCGCTCTTCCTCATGA
- a CDS encoding Asp23/Gls24 family envelope stress response protein — protein MSTPGPINTSIGRTTGHENANAGKTTIEDGVVAKIAGLAARDVPGVHALGGGAARALGAIRGALNSRDLAQGVGVEVGDTQVAVDLTIVAEYPVSLQGVAADVREAVYKAMEDLVGLEVTEVNVIINDVHIPSEDAESTEPPVGEPRVQRS, from the coding sequence ATGTCGACCCCAGGACCCATTAACACCTCCATCGGACGGACCACCGGACACGAAAACGCCAATGCGGGGAAAACGACCATCGAGGACGGGGTCGTGGCCAAGATCGCCGGCCTCGCCGCACGCGATGTACCGGGTGTGCACGCTCTGGGTGGCGGAGCTGCACGCGCCCTTGGTGCCATCAGGGGCGCACTGAACAGCAGGGACCTAGCCCAGGGCGTTGGCGTCGAGGTCGGGGACACCCAGGTCGCCGTCGACCTGACCATCGTTGCCGAATACCCCGTCTCGCTGCAGGGCGTGGCAGCCGACGTCCGCGAGGCCGTCTACAAGGCGATGGAGGATCTGGTCGGCCTGGAAGTGACCGAAGTCAACGTCATCATCAACGACGTTCATATTCCTTCCGAAGACGCTGAATCCACCGAGCCTCCGGTCGGCGAGCCGCGGGTACAACGCTCATGA
- a CDS encoding SPFH domain-containing protein has product MFWFVTGVILALVAISLFISLAGSRKDQEAGSPAWLKMAAPATAVLAVATIVLSTIYTQDEGEARAMRSFTGELVGSDVSPGLGYKAPWVKDISFDTRNNIAAYVGDGSLDFNGGRPTGNQISFTDKDSAAGNIDVVVTYSILPDRIEDIYREYKSQENFRSRLIEQDIRATVRTVPANYSTVEVLTQRAKISDGIQEALAKRWERWGVTSVQVALQEIRYPDAIMERFSNLTAERTRAEEAKAATVTAKETAAQRVAQARGEAEANALLEKSLTPAVLENRRIEMLKAVGEKGNLIITDGKSTPLISVETKK; this is encoded by the coding sequence ATGTTCTGGTTCGTCACGGGCGTCATCCTCGCCCTGGTCGCAATTTCGCTGTTTATCTCCCTCGCCGGCTCACGCAAGGACCAGGAAGCCGGGTCACCGGCGTGGCTCAAGATGGCCGCACCGGCAACCGCAGTGCTTGCCGTGGCCACCATCGTGCTCTCCACCATCTACACGCAGGACGAGGGCGAGGCGCGGGCCATGCGTTCCTTTACCGGCGAATTGGTTGGTTCCGATGTGTCCCCCGGCCTCGGATACAAGGCTCCGTGGGTGAAGGACATCAGCTTCGATACGCGCAACAACATCGCGGCCTACGTGGGAGACGGGAGCCTGGACTTCAATGGCGGCCGGCCCACCGGAAACCAGATCAGCTTCACCGACAAGGATTCGGCCGCCGGCAACATCGACGTCGTCGTCACGTATTCGATCCTTCCGGATCGGATCGAGGACATCTACCGTGAGTACAAGTCGCAGGAGAACTTCCGGTCGCGCCTGATCGAACAGGACATCCGGGCCACCGTCCGCACCGTCCCGGCGAACTATTCCACGGTGGAGGTGCTCACCCAGCGGGCCAAGATCAGCGACGGCATCCAGGAGGCCCTCGCCAAGCGCTGGGAACGCTGGGGTGTGACCAGCGTGCAGGTCGCCCTGCAGGAGATCCGTTACCCGGATGCAATCATGGAGCGCTTCAGCAACCTCACCGCAGAGCGCACCCGTGCGGAGGAAGCGAAGGCAGCGACCGTGACGGCTAAGGAAACCGCTGCCCAACGTGTCGCCCAGGCGCGGGGCGAAGCCGAGGCGAACGCCCTGCTCGAGAAGTCGCTGACGCCCGCCGTCCTGGAGAACCGCCGTATCGAAATGCTCAAGGCGGTGGGCGAGAAGGGGAACCTCATCATCACCGACGGGAAGTCCACCCCATTGATCAGCGTGGAAACCAAGAAGTAG
- a CDS encoding Atu2307/SP_0267 family LLM class monooxygenase, whose product MPTSTEASSTPLEIGVETFGDLTQGLDGQLLSHAQVVRNVVAEAVAAESAGLDFFGVGEHHRDDYAVSAPEVVLGAIAAVTERIRLGSAVTVLSSDDPVRVFERFSTVDALSNGRAEVILGRGSFVESFPLFGYDLQDYEVLFEEKLALFAALRQEGPVTWRGTQRTPLNKQHVYPPTESGKLATWVGVGGSPDSVVRAARHGLPLFLAIIGGQPMAFEPLTRLYKRALAEQQQPEQRIGAHFHGFVADTDEEALEILWPHYKRTMDRLGAERGWPPASFTRFKAGATEDGSLLAGSPGTVARKIATFARGLGLSRVDLKYSAGTLPHEEMVRSIELLGTEVKPMVLDMLGQKVR is encoded by the coding sequence ATGCCGACGTCAACTGAAGCATCCAGCACACCACTCGAAATCGGGGTGGAAACGTTCGGCGACCTGACCCAGGGCCTCGACGGGCAGCTGCTGTCGCACGCGCAGGTGGTCAGGAACGTGGTGGCAGAGGCCGTCGCGGCGGAATCCGCCGGGCTGGACTTCTTCGGCGTCGGAGAGCACCACCGCGACGACTACGCCGTTTCGGCCCCCGAGGTCGTCCTCGGTGCGATTGCCGCCGTCACCGAACGGATCCGCCTCGGATCCGCCGTGACGGTGCTCAGCTCGGATGACCCGGTGCGCGTGTTCGAGCGCTTCTCCACGGTCGACGCCCTGTCCAACGGCCGCGCCGAGGTCATTCTGGGTCGCGGCTCCTTCGTGGAGTCCTTCCCGCTCTTCGGCTACGACCTGCAGGACTACGAGGTCCTCTTCGAGGAAAAGCTCGCCCTCTTCGCCGCGCTGCGCCAGGAAGGGCCCGTCACCTGGCGCGGCACCCAGCGCACGCCGCTTAACAAGCAGCATGTCTACCCGCCCACAGAATCCGGCAAGCTGGCCACCTGGGTGGGCGTGGGAGGAAGCCCCGACTCGGTAGTCCGCGCGGCCCGCCACGGGCTGCCGCTCTTCCTGGCCATCATCGGCGGACAGCCGATGGCGTTCGAACCGCTGACCCGCCTGTACAAGCGCGCACTGGCCGAACAGCAGCAGCCCGAACAGCGCATAGGAGCGCACTTCCACGGGTTCGTCGCCGACACCGACGAGGAGGCGCTCGAGATCCTTTGGCCGCACTACAAGCGCACCATGGACCGCCTGGGCGCCGAACGCGGCTGGCCGCCGGCATCGTTCACGCGTTTCAAGGCCGGAGCCACCGAGGACGGATCCCTGCTGGCGGGCAGCCCCGGGACCGTGGCCCGCAAGATCGCGACGTTCGCCCGCGGGCTGGGCCTCTCCCGCGTTGACCTCAAGTACAGCGCCGGCACGCTGCCGCACGAGGAGATGGTGCGCAGCATCGAGCTGCTGGGCACCGAGGTCAAGCCCATGGTGCTGGACATGCTCGGCCAGAAGGTCCGCTGA
- a CDS encoding threonine/serine exporter family protein, which translates to MSTGKEPQPPRDRVLGDDPNPPVSAMRRISIEELNTPEARVGSVRGPGKRTAGANQGTAAGAAKRRAPAETGQVGVSATGKPVVPARANPVALSKLSRLLQSDAPPTQAFSIVDRLVGSPYANPKVNTSAHDASARKTLEFALDLAETMFRYGAGALEVETSIIASTAALGLSNVDVDITNQSINLNYSPPDTVPYALLRVVRSWTNNYAGLALVHQLVSDIVGGGVTRQQSVDRLRGITRNPKPFPRWIVAGAGGGFAALFVLFIGGSWQGALIAFASSLLVAQIAKYGGRWHVPEFFSTAASSFVVTALAILFYALDVPISPAIVVSGGILLLLPSARFVSAVQDAINGFPVTAAGRLFSATLVYASILSGIMAALVLSELLGAPAVNVLGIDKISYPGWILVLLVVCAVILGAITEQSAHKLLLPTGAVALLGYLIMLGAQALGAGDRLAPAVAATFIGMAARWVALRMGAPQLVIAVPAIVFLLPGLMIFRAMYGIGLNPEDMTGGMIDMFNAFLIILAIAGGVVFGDTIARPFTRGHGSNERKNIRRR; encoded by the coding sequence GTGTCCACGGGCAAAGAACCCCAGCCCCCTCGAGACCGGGTCCTGGGGGACGATCCGAACCCGCCGGTTTCTGCCATGCGGCGGATCAGCATCGAAGAACTCAACACTCCCGAAGCGAGGGTCGGGTCCGTCCGCGGGCCCGGAAAGCGCACCGCGGGTGCCAACCAGGGAACAGCCGCCGGTGCAGCCAAGCGGCGGGCGCCTGCGGAAACGGGGCAGGTAGGGGTCTCGGCCACCGGCAAGCCCGTGGTTCCGGCCCGAGCCAACCCGGTGGCGCTGAGCAAGCTCTCGCGCCTGCTTCAATCCGATGCTCCGCCGACGCAGGCCTTCTCGATCGTCGACCGGCTGGTCGGCAGCCCCTACGCCAACCCCAAGGTCAATACCTCGGCGCACGATGCCAGTGCCCGCAAGACCCTGGAATTTGCTCTGGACCTCGCCGAAACCATGTTCCGCTATGGGGCTGGCGCGTTGGAGGTTGAAACCAGCATCATCGCCTCGACAGCGGCACTGGGGCTCAGCAACGTCGACGTGGACATCACCAACCAGTCGATCAACCTGAACTACTCGCCGCCGGACACCGTTCCCTATGCGCTGCTGCGCGTCGTGCGCTCCTGGACCAACAACTATGCGGGCCTGGCGCTGGTGCACCAGCTGGTCTCAGACATCGTCGGAGGCGGTGTGACCCGGCAGCAGTCCGTGGACCGGCTGCGCGGGATCACCCGGAACCCGAAGCCGTTCCCCAGATGGATCGTCGCCGGTGCCGGTGGAGGCTTCGCCGCTCTGTTTGTGCTGTTCATCGGAGGTTCGTGGCAGGGTGCGCTCATCGCGTTCGCCTCCTCGCTGCTGGTCGCCCAGATTGCCAAGTACGGTGGGCGCTGGCACGTGCCCGAGTTCTTTTCGACCGCTGCGAGCAGCTTCGTGGTCACAGCGCTCGCCATCTTGTTCTACGCGCTCGATGTGCCTATTTCCCCGGCGATCGTGGTCTCCGGCGGCATCCTGCTGCTGTTGCCCTCGGCCCGCTTCGTGTCAGCGGTGCAGGACGCCATCAATGGCTTCCCGGTCACGGCGGCGGGTCGGCTGTTCTCCGCGACGCTGGTCTATGCCTCGATCCTGAGCGGGATCATGGCGGCGTTGGTGCTCAGTGAACTGCTCGGTGCCCCTGCCGTCAACGTTCTGGGTATCGACAAGATCTCCTACCCCGGGTGGATCCTGGTCCTGTTGGTGGTCTGCGCGGTGATTCTGGGCGCCATTACCGAACAAAGCGCGCACAAGCTGCTGTTGCCCACCGGAGCGGTGGCCCTGCTGGGATACCTGATCATGCTCGGAGCCCAGGCGCTCGGCGCCGGAGACCGGCTGGCGCCGGCGGTCGCGGCCACGTTCATCGGCATGGCGGCCCGCTGGGTGGCACTGCGCATGGGCGCTCCACAGCTGGTGATCGCCGTGCCGGCCATCGTCTTCCTGCTGCCCGGGCTGATGATCTTCCGGGCGATGTACGGGATCGGGCTGAACCCCGAGGACATGACCGGCGGCATGATCGACATGTTCAACGCCTTCCTGATCATCTTGGCCATTGCCGGAGGGGTGGTCTTCGGCGACACCATCGCCCGCCCCTTCACCCGCGGCCACGGATCGAACGAGCGCAAGAACATCCGCCGCCGTTAG
- a CDS encoding uracil-DNA glycosylase, producing MDDAQGSLFELPDPGPGPFEPWPFAGGIPAALAAEAMAPDWARALEAVSDQLVALGSMLDARRDAGESVLPEPTHVLRALRAPLAGVRVLIVGQDPYPTPGHPIGLSFATEARVRPLPRSLQNIYKELASDTGITTPAHGDLSAWADQGVLLLNRVLTVGAGNAGSHRSLGWQHITDAVIAALVARRAPLVSVLWGKDAQSLAPALEGTAVIESAHPSPLSARRGFFGSRPFSRVNELLATQGAEPIDWSLPMQAGGH from the coding sequence ATGGATGATGCACAGGGCTCCCTCTTCGAACTTCCCGACCCCGGGCCCGGACCCTTCGAACCCTGGCCATTTGCTGGCGGCATTCCCGCGGCACTGGCCGCCGAAGCCATGGCTCCGGACTGGGCCCGGGCGCTGGAGGCCGTGTCCGACCAACTCGTGGCGCTAGGCTCAATGCTGGATGCCCGACGCGACGCGGGGGAATCGGTCCTTCCGGAACCGACCCACGTGCTGCGCGCCCTGCGGGCACCACTCGCCGGCGTCCGGGTCCTGATCGTCGGGCAGGACCCCTATCCGACCCCGGGGCACCCCATCGGCCTGAGCTTCGCCACCGAGGCCCGGGTGCGCCCGCTGCCGCGCAGCCTGCAGAACATATACAAGGAGCTCGCCTCGGATACCGGCATCACCACACCTGCGCACGGGGACCTCTCGGCCTGGGCGGATCAAGGCGTGCTGCTGCTGAACCGAGTCCTGACCGTGGGCGCCGGCAACGCGGGGTCGCATCGTTCGCTGGGCTGGCAGCACATCACCGACGCGGTGATCGCGGCGCTGGTGGCCCGCAGGGCGCCGCTGGTCTCGGTGCTGTGGGGCAAGGACGCCCAATCGCTGGCTCCGGCGCTAGAGGGCACGGCCGTGATCGAAAGTGCGCACCCCTCGCCGCTATCGGCCCGCCGAGGCTTCTTCGGCTCGCGTCCGTTCAGCCGGGTCAATGAGCTGCTGGCCACCCAAGGGGCCGAACCGATTGACTGGTCGCTGCCGATGCAGGCCGGCGGGCACTAA
- a CDS encoding DUF3263 domain-containing protein: protein MPAEPLNLDFTPDPECGLDERSQRILALERQWWKYAGAKEQAISELFSIPAANYYQLLNTLIDTEAALAYDPMLVKRLRRLRSTRHRARSAKRIGTES, encoded by the coding sequence ATGCCCGCGGAACCGCTGAATTTGGATTTCACGCCCGACCCGGAATGCGGGTTGGACGAGCGGTCGCAGCGGATCCTGGCCCTGGAGCGGCAGTGGTGGAAGTACGCCGGAGCCAAGGAACAGGCCATCTCCGAACTGTTTTCCATTCCGGCCGCCAATTACTACCAGCTGCTGAACACACTGATCGACACGGAGGCCGCTTTGGCCTATGACCCGATGCTGGTCAAGCGATTGCGTAGACTACGATCCACGAGGCATCGCGCCCGTTCGGCCAAGCGGATCGGCACCGAATCGTAG
- a CDS encoding LytR C-terminal domain-containing protein, translating into MTNYPRDEFDRVPEFSNRNGAHRAAGWAASAASAGGGSGLRWLMITGAFALFVGLFSFLLLPGMLGGQDPQPIPPATAPSATPSTTKKPAPTKASTEPKATGSTGATGAVELPESTSNPGPTATDAEALANKAAKIGIYNGSTRGGLAGTGTRTLNGAGFTQVSAGNWTKKVTYSTVYYRQASSKSTAEAAAEALGITSVMQSTNIPGEIAVVLGRNFNP; encoded by the coding sequence ATGACCAATTATCCGCGCGATGAATTCGATCGTGTTCCCGAGTTCAGCAACCGCAACGGAGCGCATCGTGCGGCCGGCTGGGCCGCATCAGCGGCATCAGCCGGTGGCGGCTCGGGATTGCGCTGGCTGATGATCACGGGGGCGTTTGCCCTGTTTGTCGGGCTGTTCAGCTTCTTGCTGCTCCCCGGGATGCTTGGCGGCCAGGACCCGCAGCCCATCCCTCCCGCCACCGCGCCCAGCGCGACGCCGAGCACCACGAAGAAGCCCGCCCCGACGAAGGCCAGCACCGAGCCCAAGGCGACTGGTTCCACGGGGGCGACCGGCGCCGTGGAACTGCCCGAGTCAACGTCGAACCCGGGGCCGACGGCTACGGACGCCGAGGCGCTGGCCAACAAGGCGGCAAAGATCGGCATCTACAATGGATCGACCCGCGGAGGGTTGGCTGGAACCGGTACCAGAACGCTCAATGGCGCCGGTTTCACTCAGGTATCGGCCGGAAACTGGACCAAGAAGGTCACGTACTCCACCGTCTACTACCGGCAGGCATCTTCCAAGTCCACGGCTGAAGCGGCTGCCGAGGCGCTGGGAATCACCTCGGTGATGCAGAGCACCAACATTCCCGGCGAGATTGCCGTGGTTCTTGGACGTAACTTTAATCCGTAG